The genome window ACCTCATGAGCTTAATTCAACTGCATACCCCATCAAAACCCAAAATACAAGCTTGtttaactccaatgtttgtaaacaaactaGATGAAAAACAAATAAAtgctgatatcatggatggtccttgcatccatagctatgtctatgaatttgagagtggttacatttcaacagccccatccctcagctttgtATCGAAACAGGGGCTGGGTAACCtcttattgtttcaactgctgattatCACTTTATCACAGTGGTTAACAAGACAATATATAAATGATTTGTAGGACAAATATATAATAATTAGGTGGGTGCTTACATTTGTCCCATTTCAAATTGAAAATGTAATTTTAGCATATTCCACTCTCCCTGAGACAGCCTCGGCCAGGGATCAACAATTATTGACCGCGACCCTGAAACAATTAGGTTTAAGTGTGTTGCTCAAGGACACATGTTTCACCTAATCAGcacggggattcgaaccagagacCTTTAGGTTATTGGCTTAACCGCTAGACTACTACTTGCCGCTGGTAGGATAGGGCTACATACGATGGTGGACGACGGGTAGttaggtagctaactagctagacaATTTCTAGCTAACCGGCTAAAAGCAAGGGCTATGTTAACCCATCAGGCTAGCCAATCATGGGGTGTTGGAAAACGGCCAATGTGACTTGCAAAATACTTGGTTTGGTGTTTCACATTGATGTATGAACCGATAGTCAAATAACTTATCACGTTAGTTAATCACTATGGTGATTTAACTAGTACGCaaggtagctagctaatttagcatGCTGCACATTGACTACAGAGTGAGCAGCATCAACTCACGCTGGCTTCAGCGACCGTTAAGCTAACTAACGTACTTTGGCCTCgaattagctagctaacgaccACTTACCATCATCCCCGTCACTGTGCCGTCTTCTAGACATTTTATTATTGACACCGTTGGATTAGTAACTGTATGCTGCTTCTTATTGATTATGGTAACAGTATCTTTCGAGATAATGAGATTAGTTATCAAGCTTTGAGCTTTTCAATAGTGGTCAGATTCAAGTGAAGCACATCCGGAGCGGAGGTTGACCGGACGTACTTGGTTGTGTACTTCATTTGTCTTCCGACATTCTTGTGTTTTGTTCCTTGTATCTCATCACCGGTGTGGCCTAGCTAGCAACTGTTACTTTTCAGCTACATTTTTGTTGGTAAACTGGGTTTCTATGGCAATTTGTTTTGGTTCGTTAAATGATTTAATTACTGACATAGTTAAAGTATAATGGGGTAGCTAGCTATCCACTGGTGTAGCTAAGTAGGCTGGCTAACGTTTCCTAGCAAACCGGGAAAAAATGCAGTCTTGACTTGAGTCTAGAAAAAGTCTAGCTGGTTAGTTTCTTGTTTTAGCAAACCATTGACATGACAACCGATGATGTTATGGCTTGCGATGAGTTAATTAACATAGATGTTGACACCATTGCATCCCATGGTTTTAAACAAGAGAAACCCCAACTTTCTGCAACTTTACGAAGGTACTACTCATTCTGTAAGAGGAGGGTGAGTGTAACAaacgtaacgttagctatcttattagctagctatatccACTCCGTTTATTTTCTTAGTATGCCATAATGAAAACATATCTTATCTTGCAGACATTTGGTACATTCGTGGCATCCAAAATAGCTTCGTGTCATGAGGCAGAGTCTCCAACAACAGTTTGGAATTGCTGTGGCCAGACCTTTAAGGAACCTCCTTCTATCCACAAACATGTGGCAAGGACTCATGACACTGACATTCAAAAGCTTACCAAGTCCACATTTGAGATTTTACTGAGCCAGGATGAGAAAGAAGCCGCTTCACAACAACAATCAACAGAGAAAGAGCCAGTTGACATCTTCTCCTGGATACCTGACACCAGTCACATCACCGGTGACCAACTACACAAGTAGGGCTTCCTCGTGGGCTCTTTCAGTGTTGAATCATTACAGTGGATCTTATAGTGCTCtgaaattaatacattttcatgCTCTGTTTCTTGTAACCTGTAAAGTGGCCCAGGTGAGGTTCTTCTGCTCTACTGCTACTGTCCGCTGGCAGATCCACCGCTCATCTGTGCTTGGCAGAAGGCCCTTTGTGAAAAACTCCAGTTAACTGGCAAGGTAACAGTATGACAAAATCCTGGCATATAAAAATATGATGATTTTCCTTTTTATAATTCAGTACACCATTCATTAATCATACCATTTCTGTAGGTGAGGGTGGCAACAGAGGGGATAAATGGAACAGTTGGAGGCACAAAAGTGGCGACGGACTTGTACATCAAGGCAATGTGCTCCCATCCCATCTTCAAGATAATGGAAAAAGAAGACTTTAAGGTAAaaacaacatcaaatcaaattatttgtcacatgcgctgaataaaacatgtgtagaccttaccatgcaATGCTTACTTGCGAGCCCTTTCCCAAAAGtaagaacattttacaaaaaaggaaatagtaatacaataacaataacgaggctatatagaaGGAGTACCGGTGCCAAGTTAATGTGCAGCGGTACAAGGTAAtaagtaggtaggggtaaaagtgactatgcaatcaggatggataataaacagggtagtgtgtgtgtgtgtgtgtgtgtgtgtgtgtgtgtgtgtgtgtgtgtgtgtgtgtgtgtgtgtgtgtgtgtgtgtgtgtgtgtgtgtgtgtgtgtgtgtgtgtgtgtgtgtgtgtgtgttggagtgtcagtgtgggaagagtccagtgagtgtgcatagagccagtgcaacaAAATAAATAAGGGGGTCAATGctaatagtccgggtagccatttgattaactgtttcgcagtcttatgccttgggggtagaagctgttcaatagCCTTTTGGTCccggacttggcgctccggtactgcttgccgtgcggtagcagagagaacagtctatgacttggctggAGTCATTGACAACAGAAAAAGGCTTGGGCTAAGGTTTACAAATGTTTCTCTGTGATCCATTCACTATTGTTTTCAATGTCTCCTTAGACCAGTGATGGGGGTGCAGAGTGTTTCTCTAACCTTCGAGTTGGTGTCTACAAGGAAATAGTGCCAATGGGAGTGGACCCAGATGCCCTCTCCTACAGACTAGCAGGTAGGCCTATAACATGTGTCTCGCGTATGTCTGCGTTGGATATGTTATTTGACCTAATGGAACCAGTAACTGGTAAGGGTTGAATATGGCCCTGAGTTAAGCCTCTGTTTTTCCCACTTAGGTGCTCACCTGGAACCTGAAGAATTCCACAAAGAAGTGGAGGCTCTTTTGTCTAAAGGTGACTCTTGCAATGATACAATACTGCTGGACTGCCGGAACTTCTATGAGAGTAAAATTGTAAGTATTGGATTTGACTGCATATGTCCACTGTGCTCTGTAGGTACATTTGTATTTATCATATAGAGTAATAATAATGGTAGTTTAATGTACCAAATATTTTTTTGCTTTCAGGGGCAGTTCAGCCAATGTTTGGCCCCCAACATCCGAAAATTCAGTTACTTCCCCGATTACGTTGACCAGAACCTTGACCTCTTTCGAGACAAGAAGGTCCTGATGTACTGTACCGGCGGCATTCGCTGTGAACGCGGCTCAGCCTATCTCCGCTCAAAAGTAAGCTTACCTTTCAGTGACAGTGTCTCATTGAAACATGACAAACATGCTTCATCCAACCCAAAAGCTCAACCTAAACAAATGTTTAAAAGTATGTTTCTCTCCTACTTCCAGGATGTGTGTAAGGATGTTTATCAGCTGAAAGGTGGCGTTCATAAGTACATGGAACAATTCCCTGAGGGCTTCTATCGTGGCAAACTGTTTGTGTTTGACGAGCGCTATGCCATCTCCTCCAACAGTGACATCATCTCTGGTCTGTATAAACTGTGAATTTCCCTTAGGACTTTCCGATTATCACAGTGCTTTTTTATGTAAGAAGTAGTCTAGTTTATGAGCTTATGTGCCAACCCAAAGAAAAAGTTCCTTCCTGTTAGAACGAGAGACCTATTCATCCATagtcctctccccttcctcctctttgtCTGCAGAGTGCAGATACTGTGGCTCTCCGTGGGACCAGTACCAGCTGTGCTCCACCCACTTCTGCTGCCAGCTGGTCCTTTCCTGCTCTGCCTGCAGACAGGGGGGCCACACTGCCTGCTGCCCCACCTGCCAGACCAAGGGCCAGGGAGAAGAGCCCTCTGCcacacctacacagagagaggagtgcGAGTGCACAGATGGGCGGCCCAGGATCCCCCAGGATGCATTGTGATGTTTTAAAACGTTCAACAGCGCTAAGCGGAGACCTTACCTGGAACTTTACCCTCATGGTTTTGACAATCCTGGTTCAACAGACCCAAATGTGGTTGTGGTGACAAACAGCTAGTGTCTATTTTAATTAAAGGAATCATCAACATTGCAGTTATTTTATGAGCTTGTCTTGAATGGGTCTTGAATGGCTGAAGTAAAAAATGCACTAACATTAGACACTATATATTACATGTGACATGATCAGAGGCGTCATGTATGTCCCCGATATCATGACCTTGTATATTGTTAAATAAAAACCTATATTTAGAGATTACATATTCAATATTTAGAACATAAAAAATAGGTGCTGATTTATCTAGAAGTATACTCTGATTATTCAACACTGATCCATCTCATCtatgggtgtgttcgtaaattcaacctggagtgccagagtgtgctctgggtgtttgtaaattcagagcgtttcgctctctgaGTGTACACTGGATGCTCAGGCCAGGGCGTAGGGTTAATCCgatagtcaagcacccaagctaacaggccaatgttggctagcttgctagctacttccagacaaatgagagaacacctcactctgaccatttcactcgcactagcagagctggttagactgttttcatgttatctagagtgttggtgactaactgtgctgctggcaacaatttaataaataaaaaattcccAACATTTATTGACACAcgtcatattcaacgggtgttgcgcGTTCGTACATTAatgttattctgtgctctggtacATTCAGACGAGAGCGCTCTGAAAtaggagtagatagccagagtgaatttacgaaagcaccctaTATCTCTTGCACATCTGCCTACTAACAAGGGGGCGCCGTTATGCCAGCTGTAGCTAGTCACATAGAAACAGCAGCTTCACACAGGGTGCGTTTGTAAATtccctctggctatctactctgatttcagtattcaagagcacagaataactgattaaTTTATGAACGtgcaacacctgttgaatatgaccggtgtcagtaaatgttggcaaaaaattgttgccagcagcacagttagtcactaaCGCTCTATATaacctgggagtgtggtgccaggaaaataacctctcactcaatgtcaacaaaacaaaggagatgatcgtggacttcaggaaacagcagagggaacacccccctatccacatcgacaggaccgcagtggagaaggtagaaagcttcaagttcctctgcatacacatcactgacaagctcaaatggtccacccacaaagatcgtgtggtgaagaaggcgcaacaccgCCTCTTCAACCccgggaggctgaagaaatgtggcttggcacctaaaaccctcacaaacttttacagatgcacaaatgagagcatcctgtcaggctgtatcacggtacggcaactgcaccgcccacaatcgcagggctctccagagggtggtgcggtcttccCAACggatcaccgggggcaaactacctgtcctccaggacacctacagcactcgatgtcacaggaaggccaaaaaatataatcaaggacaacaaccacccgagccactgcctgttcaccccgctatcatctagaaggtgaggtcagcagcaaagctgggacagagacacTGAAAAAaatctatctcaagaccatctgacttttaaatagccatcactagcacattagaggctgctgtccTATATACATAGAAtggaaatcactggccactttaataatggaacactagtcactttaataatgtttacatattttgcattacttatctcatatgtatatactgtattctatcctattctactgtatcttagtctatgccgctctgacattgcccATCTAAATATTTATATGTTCTTAATTCCATTactttatatttgtgtgtattgatgtgaaattgttagataatacgtgttagatattactgcacggttagAGCTAtaaaaacaagcatttcgctacacccgcaataacaccatctaaacacgtgtatgtgacaaataaaactttgatttgaaaacaGTTTAACCAACTCTGCTTGGGCGattaaaatggtcagtgaggtgttctctcatttgtgtctgtaagtagctagcaagctagacaactttagccagttagcgtgGATGCTTGATTgcggttgtgaggtcagaactctcAGAGCAATCCTAATTCTCcgcagagcgtccagtgtgcgctctgaaaaTACGAACAGACATTTTAACAGCGCACTGAATTTACGCACTCTAACACACTGGAGACAATTTACGAACGCCCTCAAATCGCCTCAATTGGGATGAACCTCATCATAGCTAGACAGCAAGCCGAGTAGGAGATAGCTACGGCAGGGGGTTCACAAAAAACACCAGACGAACACCTAGCTAATGGGAATAGTACTGCCCTTGGTGACAGCCTTTCATGTGTCTTTGTCACGCTGTGCCTTTCTGTTGATAAAGGACAGTGGGACCAAGAGATGTCTGCGCCGGGTTTTACGAGCCTGAAAACCTCTCTCGATCACAGCTTGAATTCAACGCCGAATGGTGGAGCAGCACCCCCCTATCAGAATGGTAAAACAGGCCGTGGAGATTACGGCCGCTAGTTAAACTAGCCAGTGGTTGAAATAACTAGCTAACTAATGTGGTTGTGTGAAAGGCTGTTGATTGGATATTTGTTGCGTTTGGTAAttagcttagctagctaacgttagttgcgTAAATTATGACATTATTACTAAAACCGACAATTCAGTTTTTAAACGAGAAATCGAGAATTtctacctagctaacgttagctagtatcCATTCAAGTTTGCCACACTAGCCAGCTATCTTAAACAACCAAGTttatgttgtaatatttgttatgTTCACAAATTGATTTAGTATTCTTTGTTTATTTCACTAATGCAGCCAGGATCCATCACGGGGTCGATGGTGGGAGGAATCTTTGGctagttagctactgtagctagataGCTTACTTGGGCATTTTATATCTGTCACTAGCTAGTAACGTTAGGGCTTCATCATTACACCGGCAGCTGGCCAGTCAGATCTAAAGTATTTTACTCTTGGGTTGCTGTTTAGATGACTTTGACAGGTTTGATCATTTCTATAGAATATTTattatgtaacgttagctagtaatATATATGTAGGTAATACTTTTGATAATAGTTGATCACACTATTTATGATAATCATCTATCCTCCTTGTCAATAATCTGCATCAATATTTAATTTACCCCAAACCCTTTTGTTCTAACATCAACTCTTATTCTCTTCAGGTCCAGGAGGGCAGACTTACCCATCCACATATCCTTTGACTGGGTACTATGGAGCCGGGCCTCAACAGCAGGGCTACCCAACCATTCCAGGACACTGTGCCCCTGCCCCCCAAAAAGCTCCCATCACGAACAATGATCACAGTGCTTACTGCCACCAGCAGCCCAATGCTGCACCTACTGTAGCCCCCTCTGCATATGGAGCAACCCAAggctcccaccctccctctctgccctatGGCACCCCCACCACTCTTCCCACCTCCGCTGCCCCTCCAAACACACAACATGCACCTTCATTCCAACAACCAGCCCCCTACGCACAGCCTGGGGCCTACTATGGACAGCAGCAGTACCCTACCTCCCAAACGCAACACCACCCCCAGCAGCCAAACTTGGTTTTGGCACCCCCCAAGAGCCCAGGTGCTCCCCTGTATCCCATTGTCTCGTACCCCTCTGTTCCGGGAAGCAGCCAGTACGGTACATTGCGTTCCTCCCAGGTTCCCACCGGCCCAGCAGCTGTTCCCAATCTGATGGGCGCTCCCCTCCACCAGTATGCCCCAGGAAATGACACCAGTCACCCAGCATCTACTGCAGCGGTTCCCCCTGGGTATAGCATGGCTCCACTCGGCCAACCAGCCACAGTCAACGGCCAGGGTAATGCAGGTACAGTCAACTTCTCGGCACTGTTGAGAATGTCCGTACAGAATACGTTTTGAGACACTTGTCAATACACTTTTCTTGTAAATTTGTGTATTTGATATATTTGTCTCTGCCTTAATTGGTTTCTTC of Salvelinus alpinus chromosome 4, SLU_Salpinus.1, whole genome shotgun sequence contains these proteins:
- the LOC139574390 gene encoding thiosulfate sulfurtransferase/rhodanese-like domain-containing protein 2, whose amino-acid sequence is MTTDDVMACDELINIDVDTIASHGFKQEKPQLSATLRRYYSFCKRRTFGTFVASKIASCHEAESPTTVWNCCGQTFKEPPSIHKHVARTHDTDIQKLTKSTFEILLSQDEKEAASQQQSTEKEPVDIFSWIPDTSHITGDQLHNGPGEVLLLYCYCPLADPPLICAWQKALCEKLQLTGKVRVATEGINGTVGGTKVATDLYIKAMCSHPIFKIMEKEDFKTSDGGAECFSNLRVGVYKEIVPMGVDPDALSYRLAGAHLEPEEFHKEVEALLSKGDSCNDTILLDCRNFYESKIGQFSQCLAPNIRKFSYFPDYVDQNLDLFRDKKVLMYCTGGIRCERGSAYLRSKDVCKDVYQLKGGVHKYMEQFPEGFYRGKLFVFDERYAISSNSDIISECRYCGSPWDQYQLCSTHFCCQLVLSCSACRQGGHTACCPTCQTKGQGEEPSATPTQREECECTDGRPRIPQDAL